The Syntrophomonadaceae bacterium genome window below encodes:
- a CDS encoding alanine--glyoxylate aminotransferase family protein has product MWEKQILLLPGPTPVPERVLRAMGRPAVNHRGPDFKAVLQEVTRGLKDVFQTGNDVLVLTSSGTGAMEAAVVNFLSPGDKALVLSVGQFGDRFKKICKTYGIEVIAPEFAWGTAVAPHKVEEVLTADTSHEIKAVLVQHNETSTGVLNDIASISRARGDHPALMIVDAISGLAAAPLKTDAWGLDVVVAGSQKAFMLPPGLAMISVGPRAWERAVNNKSPKYYFDLQAARDNLTQSQTPYTPAVSLFMGLLESLKMIQEEGQNECLSRHVFYRDVVRAGVKALGLELLAPDTIASPAVTAVRVPPGFKAGDISRPLRDKYQVIVAGGQGKLKEEIFRIGHLGYVQLTDLLAALSALELVMQDLNLPVRPGAGVAAAQQVILAGRSG; this is encoded by the coding sequence ATGTGGGAGAAGCAAATTCTGCTGTTACCCGGACCAACTCCAGTGCCAGAAAGGGTGTTGCGGGCAATGGGCAGGCCGGCTGTTAATCACCGCGGGCCCGATTTTAAGGCCGTGTTGCAAGAGGTTACCCGGGGACTGAAGGATGTTTTCCAGACTGGGAATGATGTGTTGGTACTAACCTCTTCAGGTACCGGCGCCATGGAGGCGGCTGTTGTCAACTTCCTTTCCCCCGGCGACAAAGCCCTGGTTTTATCAGTCGGACAGTTTGGCGACAGGTTTAAAAAAATCTGCAAGACGTATGGCATTGAAGTTATTGCCCCGGAGTTTGCCTGGGGAACCGCAGTCGCTCCGCATAAAGTAGAGGAAGTCCTGACGGCTGACACCAGCCATGAGATCAAGGCCGTCCTGGTGCAACACAATGAAACATCCACCGGAGTGTTAAACGACATTGCTAGCATCAGCAGGGCCAGGGGCGACCATCCTGCCCTGATGATTGTAGATGCCATCAGCGGTTTGGCGGCAGCCCCATTGAAAACCGACGCATGGGGCCTGGATGTGGTGGTTGCAGGTTCGCAAAAGGCTTTTATGCTTCCGCCTGGCCTGGCTATGATCAGTGTGGGGCCCCGGGCCTGGGAAAGAGCGGTCAATAATAAGAGCCCCAAGTACTATTTTGACCTGCAGGCAGCCCGGGATAACCTGACCCAGAGCCAGACGCCCTATACCCCTGCCGTATCCCTTTTCATGGGACTGCTGGAATCCCTGAAAATGATCCAGGAAGAGGGGCAAAACGAGTGTCTTTCCAGGCATGTTTTTTACCGGGACGTAGTTCGGGCTGGGGTTAAAGCCCTGGGATTGGAACTCTTGGCACCTGATACTATTGCCTCTCCGGCGGTAACCGCCGTGCGGGTGCCGCCAGGTTTTAAGGCCGGTGATATTAGCAGGCCGCTGCGGGACAAATACCAAGTGATTGTGGCCGGCGGCCAGGGCAAGTTAAAGGAAGAAATCTTCCGCATTGGCCACCTGGGCTATGTGCAGCTGACAGACCTCCTGGCAGCCCTTAGCGCGCTGGAGCTGGTAATGCAAGATCTAAACCTGCCGGTTCGGCCCGGGGCAGGAGTGGCGGCTGCTCAACAGGTAATCCTGGCAGGGAGGAGTGGTTAA
- the serA gene encoding phosphoglycerate dehydrogenase: protein MKVLIADPVSEKGLACLREAPGLEIEVQTKLPEDHLAAIIGDYHALVVRSETRVTRKILEAATRLKIIGRAGVGVDNIDVEAATERGIVVVNSPEGNTVAAAEHTLAMMLALARNLPQANSLLKAGTWERKKFIGIELRNKVLGVLGLGKIGTEVARRARGMDMKVLAYDPYVSEERALQMGVELAGFDRVISEADFITAHLPLSKDTYHLLSHREFAKMKRGVRVLNVARGGIVDEEALYEALQSGKVAGAAIDVFEHEPNTKSPLFGLDNVVVTPHLGASTEEAQVYVAVDVAEDIARALQGEIVLNAVNIPSIKPELRQVLEPFLGLCEKLGKFAGQVVSGHIHQAEIKYNGELARYDLTSLTNTLLKGLLKPALQEAVNYVNAPHVAKNRGIRVYESKSLELEDYANLISVTVRTDKGEKHVSGTLFRNNQPRIVRFDGYTVDAVPEGQILVIPHIDRPRLIGPVGTLIGDHGVNIAGMQVGRQERGGKAVMFLAVDSSISRDLLEEIMGIDGVLDVKYVQL from the coding sequence ATGAAAGTGCTCATTGCCGACCCTGTTTCTGAAAAAGGGTTAGCTTGCTTGCGGGAGGCTCCCGGGCTGGAGATCGAAGTTCAGACAAAGCTGCCTGAAGATCATCTGGCTGCCATAATCGGCGATTACCACGCCCTGGTTGTCAGAAGCGAAACCAGGGTGACCAGAAAGATCCTGGAAGCGGCAACCCGGCTTAAAATAATCGGACGAGCCGGGGTGGGTGTAGACAATATTGATGTGGAAGCAGCGACCGAAAGGGGGATTGTGGTAGTCAACTCCCCCGAGGGCAACACCGTGGCTGCTGCCGAACACACCCTGGCCATGATGCTGGCCCTGGCCCGCAACCTTCCCCAGGCCAACAGCCTGTTGAAGGCCGGTACCTGGGAACGGAAAAAGTTTATCGGCATCGAACTGCGCAACAAGGTCCTGGGTGTGTTGGGCTTGGGCAAGATTGGCACTGAGGTGGCGCGGCGGGCCCGGGGCATGGACATGAAGGTGTTGGCCTATGATCCATATGTTTCGGAAGAGCGGGCACTGCAGATGGGTGTGGAACTGGCCGGCTTTGACCGGGTGATCAGCGAGGCCGATTTTATCACGGCCCACTTGCCCCTGTCCAAAGATACCTATCATCTTTTGAGCCATCGGGAGTTTGCCAAAATGAAACGGGGTGTGCGGGTCTTGAATGTTGCCCGGGGGGGCATTGTGGACGAAGAGGCCCTCTATGAGGCGCTGCAGTCTGGCAAGGTGGCAGGGGCAGCTATCGATGTGTTTGAGCACGAGCCGAATACAAAAAGCCCCCTGTTTGGCCTGGATAACGTGGTGGTTACCCCCCATCTGGGGGCATCTACCGAAGAGGCCCAGGTCTATGTTGCGGTGGATGTAGCGGAGGATATTGCCAGAGCTCTGCAGGGCGAGATCGTGTTGAACGCGGTGAACATCCCCTCCATCAAGCCGGAACTGCGGCAGGTGCTGGAGCCTTTCCTGGGATTGTGCGAAAAGCTTGGCAAGTTCGCCGGCCAGGTGGTTTCCGGCCACATTCACCAGGCGGAGATCAAATACAATGGAGAATTGGCCCGGTATGACCTGACCTCCCTGACCAACACTCTCTTAAAAGGGCTGTTGAAGCCGGCTCTTCAGGAAGCTGTCAACTACGTCAATGCTCCTCATGTGGCGAAAAACCGTGGCATCCGGGTGTATGAAAGCAAGTCCTTGGAGCTGGAGGACTATGCCAACCTCATTTCCGTTACGGTCAGAACCGACAAGGGCGAGAAGCATGTTTCCGGCACCCTGTTCCGTAACAATCAGCCCCGCATTGTCAGATTCGACGGCTATACTGTGGATGCCGTACCGGAAGGGCAGATCCTTGTTATTCCCCATATCGACCGGCCCAGGCTGATCGGACCGGTGGGCACTCTGATCGGAGATCATGGGGTGAATATTGCCGGGATGCAGGTGGGCCGGCAGGAACGGGGAGGCAAGGCAGTCATGTTTTTAGCGGTTGACAGTTCCATTTCCCGGGACCTCCTGGAGGAAATCATGGGGATCGATGGCGTGCTGGATGTGAAATATGTTCAGCTCTGA